A stretch of Oncorhynchus mykiss isolate Arlee chromosome 12, USDA_OmykA_1.1, whole genome shotgun sequence DNA encodes these proteins:
- the lim2.1 gene encoding lens intrinsic membrane protein 2.1 isoform X1, whose amino-acid sequence MLSDLILVCVCVCVCVSVCRCRMYSFMGGGLFCAGVGNILLIVSTATDYWIQYRHSNNYMHQGLWRYCMPGKCFTHNESIAHMDATRALMILSLLACFMGIIIGIMAFIHYSSFDRFDKTFAAGVLFFISCFFVLLAMAVYTGVTINYYGKRYGNWRFSWSYIIGWVSVVLTFFSGIFYMCAYRMHECPRNSNSH is encoded by the exons ATGCTAAGTGACCTcattctcgtgtgtgtgtgtgtgtgtgtgtgtgtgtcagtctgcagGTGCAGGATGTACAGCTTCATGGGCGGAGGGCTGTTCTGTGCAGGCGTGGGGAACATCCTCCTGATTGTTTCCACGGCAACCGATTATTGGATTCAGTACCGGCACTCCAACAACTACATGCATCAGGGCCTGTGGCGGTACTGCATGCCGGGGAAATGCTTCACGCACAATGAAAGTATTG CCCACATGGATGCCACCCGAGCACTCATGATCCTCTCCCTCTTGGCATGTTTCATGGGCATCATCATCGGCATCATGGCCTTCATCCACTACTCGTCCTTCGACAGGTTTGACAAAACCTTTGCTGCAGGCGTATTGTTcttcatctcat gctttTTCGTGTTGCTAGCAATGGCAGTATACACTGGTGTGACGATTAATTACTATGGTAAACGCTATGGCAACTGGAGGTTCTCCTGGTCCTACATCATCGGCTGGGTGTCAGTGGTGCTAACCTTCTTTTCAG GTATATTCTATATGTGTGCCTATCGGATGCACGAATGCCCCAGAAACTCAAACTCTCACTAG
- the lim2.1 gene encoding lens intrinsic membrane protein 2.1 isoform X2 — MYSFMGGGLFCAGVGNILLIVSTATDYWIQYRHSNNYMHQGLWRYCMPGKCFTHNESIAHMDATRALMILSLLACFMGIIIGIMAFIHYSSFDRFDKTFAAGVLFFISCFFVLLAMAVYTGVTINYYGKRYGNWRFSWSYIIGWVSVVLTFFSGIFYMCAYRMHECPRNSNSH; from the exons ATGTACAGCTTCATGGGCGGAGGGCTGTTCTGTGCAGGCGTGGGGAACATCCTCCTGATTGTTTCCACGGCAACCGATTATTGGATTCAGTACCGGCACTCCAACAACTACATGCATCAGGGCCTGTGGCGGTACTGCATGCCGGGGAAATGCTTCACGCACAATGAAAGTATTG CCCACATGGATGCCACCCGAGCACTCATGATCCTCTCCCTCTTGGCATGTTTCATGGGCATCATCATCGGCATCATGGCCTTCATCCACTACTCGTCCTTCGACAGGTTTGACAAAACCTTTGCTGCAGGCGTATTGTTcttcatctcat gctttTTCGTGTTGCTAGCAATGGCAGTATACACTGGTGTGACGATTAATTACTATGGTAAACGCTATGGCAACTGGAGGTTCTCCTGGTCCTACATCATCGGCTGGGTGTCAGTGGTGCTAACCTTCTTTTCAG GTATATTCTATATGTGTGCCTATCGGATGCACGAATGCCCCAGAAACTCAAACTCTCACTAG